AACCTTGCGCGGCTCCGTACAAGTACACGTTCGTCAGGAAGAAATACAGAACCAGCACGCCTGCCGTCCACCCGAGCTTGCGCTTGAAGGGGACGTGGCCCTCCGGACGCCGTACGGACGGCATCCGCGTGAGGACTGGTTCTGCAGCCTCTTTCCAACTCATATATCCCAACTCATCGCTTGGGGGCTTGTAGGTGCTTCGCTTTGATTGCCGTGTCGGCCGTGCGAAGTGAGTGAACGGCAAGCGAATTGCTGTGCCAACAGCGGCCACACGAAACAATCGACAGCACCGCAGCTACCCACAGAAAAAGAAACGGAAAACGAAAAGACCGCGTTACTCCTCGTCGTCCGAGTCGTCTTCGTCGTCTTCTGCTGCTTCCTCACCGCGCTCGCTGAGGACGGCTTCGCCGCCGTTCTCTTCGAGTACCTCGACCGCGCTGGCCGAGAAGGCGTCCGCGACGATTTCGAGTTCGTTGTGGAGTTGGTTCGCGCCGAGAACCTTCACGGCGTCGGCGTCCCAGGCGTCCTCGACGATTTCGCGTACGTCGATTCGGTAGCCGCCGTCGGTCTCCTCGGCGAGGTCGTCTGCGGCGTACAGTGCCGCGTCCTCGTCGAGCTTCTGGAGATCGACGGTCAGGACTTCGTCCTGCACCTTCTCCGGGCGCTTGAACCCGTGTTTGCCCAGCGGTTCGTAGTTGTGGAACTCGTGTTTGGCGCGTCCCGCGCGTCCGCGACCGCCGCGGTGACCGGCACCGCGCCGGTTCTTGTGACTACCGCCGCCGTGCGTGCGAGAGCCGCGCTGTCGTCGTTTCTTGTCCGTCATGGTTATCGCATCGCCTTCAGGAGCGAATCGATTTGCTCGGTGTCGTGCTTACCGATTTCGCCACCCTCTTGGACGGGGTGTTTCTGTCCGTCGTGGCCGCCACGTGGCGGGTGAAGTCGCAGCACCGGGGAGAGACCCTGCTCGCGCAGCGTCGTCTCCTCGTCGAGTAGTGCCGACGCGAGGTCGGCGATGTCGTCGTAGTCGGTGTTGTCCGCGACCCACTCGTCGTCCACGTTCTCCGAGCCTTCGAGCGGTTCGGCACGCTTTGCGACGAGCGTCTCCAGTACGTCCTGGCTCGGCTCGCCGTAGGCGGTGTAGTCGTTGACCTTGGTAATCATTCCGCGGTAGGTATCCTCGTCGGGGACCAGCGCGCAGTGATTGACCTTGTGGATGTTGAGCATCTCCAAGGTGTCCTTGGTCGTCTGAGCCATATCGACCTCGCCGCGAAGTTGGACGACTGCCTTCATCAGTCGGCCACCTCCTCGGGGTCGAGTCGCTGGCTACGCGGGCCACGCGCCTGTGCGGCGTTGTCCAAGGCGTTGTACGTCGCCTTGGCGAGGTTGAGCGTGGTCCGGGTGTTGCCGTGGCTCTTGGTCCAAGCGTTTTCGACGCCGCCCAGTTCCAGAATCTTGCGGACGGTGTCGGTCGCCGCGAGACCGAGGCCGGTCGGTGCCGGAATCAGTTCGACTTCGACACTGCCAGCCTTGCCTTCGGTCTTGCGGGCCAGCGAGTGCGGTCGTTCGCTTCGGTCTTCCCACGACCCACTGCCGCGGTTCACGCTGATCATGTTGAGCTTGGCGATGTCGATAGCCTTCTGAATCGCCCCGCCAACTTGGTCGTCGCGGCCTTCGGCGTAGCCGACGTAACCGTCGCGGTTGCCGATGGCGACGACGCAGCGGAACTTCACGCGGCGGCCGGAGTCGGTCATGCGCTGGACCATGTTGATGTCCAGCACTTCGTCTTCAATTCCCGGAAGGAGTTGATCGACGAGTTCCGGCTCCTTCAGCGGGAGTCCGGAGTTGAGGGCGTCTTCCATCGTGTCGATTTCGCCCTCGGCGACCTTGCGGCCGAGACGGGTCTGGGGTTCCCAGCCGTTATGATTTGCACACATACGTTAGTCCTCCATGAGGTTCTCTCGCACTTCGTCGAAGTGCTCGGGTAGTTCGGTGGCGTCGAAGTCTCCGCTGTACAGCGACTCGTCGAGCTGTTCTGCGTACTCGGCGATGTGCTCGCCGCGGTTGCGCGACCAGTCTGCGAGCACGCTGTCGTTGTGCGGAATTTCGAGGCCAGCGTCGATTGCGCCTTCCTGTACTGCGAACACCTTGCTACCGGGCGTTGCGGTGTTCAGGCCGATGTCGAGGACTGCTTCCTCGTATCCGGCGTCGAGTGCGCGTTGACCGAGCAGGAGGCCGGTCAGGTACGCGCTCGGCAGGTTGCCCGTCGGGGCTTCCCAGCCATACTCTTCGAGGTCTCCGGAGTACGCGGCCGCGACCGTGTCGTCACCGTCGGGGGCCATCGTGACCAGCTGCGCCCTGGTGTGCTGGTTGCTCTTGCGAGCGACCAGACGCGGCTTGCCCGATTTCAGCAGGCGCAACCTCTGATGGTAGTCAGTCCGGACCTCGCGCCGACGTCGCATCGGCACCGTGTATCGTGGTCCTGTTGCCATTGTTAGTAGTTACTCTCGATGTAGTTGAGCAGGTAGCGGACGCTGCGGAACTCTCCACCCTTGGCCTTGTCGTAGAGGTCGCGGTACTGCGAACTCGTGATTTCGCCTTCGGCGCGGAGTTCCTTGAGCTTCCGCCGCTGTGCTCGGATCGTCTTTTCCCACTGTTCTTTCTTGTCCTGTCGGCCGCCCGCTTTGCCGCGGCGCGAACCGGGGCCGGTCTGGTGACCGTAGTCCCGCTTCGCCTGCCGCTCGCGTGCGCGGCCTCGGGAGTTGCCCTTCTTGTCCTTGGCCTTGATCGACCCTTCGTCTACGAGTTCGCGGATGTCCTCGCGGGTAATCGCTTCCACGATGGACCCCTGCGCTTCTGGGTCGAACCAGACGCGGTTCTGCCCGACGTCCAACACGTCGGCAGCGAGTCGCTTCTGTGCAGATAGGTCGCTCATTGGTCAACCTCCACTTCGACGTAGGTCGGGTTGAGAACGCGAATGTCGCGCTCTTCTGCTTCCTCTTCGATGCGCTCGCGCTTACGAGAGCCGACTTTCGAGGCGATGCGGACCGCTTCCGTGTCGCCATCGACGCCTTCGAGGTCGTCCACATTGTGGACGTACACTTCTTCGAAGCCGCTCGGGTGCTTGCCGCGCACCTCGGTCGGCGTTCGGAAGCCAGCCTCGACCTTCGGGCCTTTGCCCTTGATGCCACGGCGCTGCTTGCTCAGCTTGCCGCGGGGGCGTCGCCACGAGGTCGGCGTGCGCTTCTTCTTGTGGTAGTCCTGCCGGTTGAACTGCGGCTTGCCCACGCGCTTTCGCTCGTTGAGCAGGCGCTCTTCGTTCTCCGAGAGGTCCGGCGTCTTCTCGACCAGCCCGCGTGGCTGGAGTTCGGTCTCGACGTCTTCGGCCGGTTCTTCCTCGGCCTCTTCCGTCTCGTCCTCTTCGATTTCTGCCTCGGTGTCCTCTTCGACTTCGAGTCCACCGACGTCGGCCTTGATACGCGCGGCGAGCGCGTTGCCGATACCTTCGACGTCCGCGAGGTCGTCTTGGTCGGCGGCGGCGACGTCTTCGACGGACTCGAATCCGGCGTCTCGCAGTGCGTCGGCCTTGCTCGCGCCGACGCCGCTGATGTCTTCGAGTTCCTGTGGTTCGTCTGCCATGCGTTAGGCACCTCCCGTCGAGGGTTTCTCGGTGATGTACACGCCGTCCTGGAAGACGCGCGTGTCCTTGCCACTGACGCGGGTCAACTGCTCGATGTCGGCGGCCGTCTGGCCGACGTCTTCGATGTTGGGTCCGCTCAGGTGCAGCGTTTCGTCGTCCACGTTGACGTCGGTGTCACCGTGGATGTTGGTACGTCGAGCCGCCTTCTCACCGAGGAAGTTCTCGATGACGACTTCGTCGCCCTCGGCGCGGACCTGCATCGGGAAGTGAGAGTAGAAGACTTCCATCGTGTACTCCCAGCCCTCGGTCACGCCGTGGAACATGTTCGAAATGTGACTTTCGAACGTCCCGATGGTCGCGTTCGTCTTGGCGTCCTCGACGTCGCTCTCGATGACGATAACGCCGTCGTCCACACTCACCGACACGTCGGGGTACCAGAGTCGTCGCGTGACGCTTCCGTTCGGCCCTTCGACGGTCAAGTCGAGGTGGTCTACCTCGGCGCTTACGTCGTCCGGAATCTGTAGTTCTGTTCGTGCCATTGTTCTAGTAGACGTACGCGATGACTTGGCCACCGACGCCCTGGTCGCGGGCTTCGTAGTGGCTCATGACGCCGTGGCTGGTCGTGACGACGAGTGCCCCGTAGTCGCGGGCCGGGAGGAATCGCTTCTCCCACTTCTCGAAGTCGTCGGCACCCGCAGAGTAGCGGGGCTTGACGGCGCCACAGTCGTTTATCGCGCCCTTCAGTTCGACCTCGAACTCGCCAGCTTTGCCGTCGTCGACGAACTCGAAGCCGTCGATGTACCCTCGGTCGTAGAAGACTTCGAGTACGCTGCCGATTTCGTTCGAGGCGGGTTGTACCGTGTGGTCCAGGTGTCCGACGCTCTCGGCGTTGTCGATGCCCGACAGCGCGTTGGACAGCGGATCGTTTCCTGCCATAGTTATCGATACTTCTTGAAGCCCATGCTGCGGGCGATTTCTCGGAAGCACTGGCGACAGAGGTTGATGTCGTACTTGCCGACGAGCCCCTGTTTGCGGCCACAGCGCTGGCACTCTTCGAATTGGCCAGTGCGCTTGGCGGCGTGCTCGCCAGTCGCTTCGCTCTCGTTTTCGCTCTCGCTCATTCGTTGACCTCCACGTCGAAGTTCGCTTCGAGGAACGCGATGGCGTCCTCGGCGTTCAGCTTATGACCCGACGGAACCTGTCGCGTCACCTTATCGCGCTTCGAGATACGGTAGCCGGGGCGGACGAGGTTGACGGTGACGTCCAGCCCGTAGATACCGATGTTCGGGTCGTACTCCTGGCTCGGGAACTCCGTGTGTTCCTCGACGCCGAAGCTGAAGTTACCCGTCTCGTCGAACTGCTTAGCCGACACGTCGGCGACCGACAGTGCAGTCTGGAGGAACTCCTCGGCGTCCTCGTCGCGCAGGGTGACCTTCGCACCGATGGGGTCGCCCTGACGGATGCCGAACTCCGGCTTCGTGGACTTCGACAGCGTGCGGACGCTCTGCTGTCCGGTCACGCTTTCGAGGATGTCCTCTGCGTTCGCGAGTTCGCGGCCACCCTCGCCGACGCCCATGTGGACGACGACCTTCTCGATGGTGGGTTCGCGCATCTCGTGGAAGTCAGCTTCTGCTTCGCTCATTCGTCATCACCTGTGAAGTTCTCGTCGATGACGACGACGTACTCCTCGACGGTCTCGAACGTGTCGTCGTCGGTCTCGACGACGACGTTGTTCGAACCGCTGCCTGGCGTGACCTGAATGTCGGTGACTTCACCGATGTCGCCCGCGTGGGAACCGCGGACGGCGGTCACGAGGCTGCCCTCTTCGTACGGGAAGTGGGCGACGATTTCGTCGTCGTCGTTGCTGACGACGATGGAGTCTTTCGTGTCGTACTCGCTTCCGTCCTCGATGACCAGGTTCTGGCCGTCGTGGAGGTTGAGTTGCGTCTGGCCGCCTTCGACCAGCGTCTTGTTCTCGATCTTGGCCAGTTTGCTACCGGCGGCGTCTGCATCGACGGGGGTCAGCGCGAGCCGACCGCCCTCGTCGGGGAAGACGCGGTAGTACTCCTCGCGTTCGGTGAACGCGAGAATGTCGAACATCCCGATGGGTCGGGACTCGGAGACGCCTTCGACGCCGTTGACCAGCACGTTACCCTCGTCGAGAGCGTAGCGTGCTTCCTTCTTCGACTGGACGTACCCCAGCACGTCCCGAAGGACGATGAGGAGGGGGACGCCGTCTTCGCCGTGGGGGCCCGCGTCGGCCTTCACGGTGAAGGTCTCGGTCTTCCGTGCGACCGGCCAAGATTTCGGTACGGAGAGTCGTTTCTGGTGGTTGCTCATTCGTTCTCACCCTCAAGTCGCGCCTCGCGGCGGTCGTCTTCGAGGTCGAGTTCGGTCACGCGAAGGTTGCTCGCGTCGAGCGGGCGAAGCACTTCTTCGCCGTCTGCTTTCTCGACGGTGACATCTTCGACGAACACGACCTCGTCACGCAGGTCAACGCTCTCGACTTCGGCTTCTTCGCCTGCGAAGTCGCCGCGAAGGATTTCGACGGTGTCGCCCGCGTTGACGCGGACGCTCCGCTGGTCGTACTCCTCGCGGAGGTCGTCGGAAAGCGTCGAACTGACCTGCTTGTGCCGCTCGTGGAGCGAGGCGTTCGATTTCTGGTTTCGCTGTTTGCTCGGTTGTTCAGTCATACTATCATCGTCGCGGTACTCGCGATACTTCCGAACCGCTCTGCGACCTCCCGCGCGATGGGACCCTTGATTTCGGTCCCGCGCGGTTCCTCCATCTCGTCGATGATGACGGCAGCGTTGTCTTCGAACTTGACGCGCTGACCGTCGGGACGACGGATGGATTTTCGCTGGCGGACGATGACGGCTTCGAGTACCTGCCGACGCATTTCGGGGGTACCCTTCGTCACCGACACCGTCACCTTGTCGCCGATGCCCGCGAGCGGGTGGCGACTTTTCGTGCCAGAGTAGCCGGAGACGCTGATGACCTTGACTTCTCGTGCGCCGGTGTTGTCGGCACAGTTCAGCAGGGAGCCTTTTTCGAGGCCCTGCGTCACGTCAGCTTTGAGTGCTTCCATCAGTCGTCACCTCCGGCCGCCGTCGTCTCGACGACGACGTGGCTCTTGGTCTTCGAAAGCGGTCTTGTCTCTGCGATACGAACCGTGTCGCCGACTTCCAGTTCCAGGCATTCCGGCGCGTGTGCCGGGACGCGCGACCGACGTTTCATGAATCGGTCGTACTTCGGAACCGGAACGTCGTATTCGCGTTCGACGATCACGGTCTTGTCCATGTCTGTGGAGGCGACTTCACCTTCGAGCGTCTGACCGCGCACGGAAAGCGTTCCGTGGAACGGGCAGTTCTCGTCGGAGCAGGTCTCCTCCGGTTCTTCTACGTTCAGTCCTATCGCCATCGTGATTCACCGTTAGTTTCGGTGCGCAGTGCGGGGCGCGAGAGCAGACGCCCGCCATCCACCGTAACGTAGGCCACGCCCTCGCAAAGACCAGACTGACCGGAGCGGACTCCGGCAGTTTCCGACCCAAGTTTGGACGCAGTCCCCGACTCGTTGGCCGAGTCGGCAGCTTCATCTGTAAGCGCGAACTCGAAGGTTGCGCCCCGCTTTGGCACCTGTCGCACCCGGTCGGCAGACGCGACACTCAACGTGCCCTGCGTCTCCGCGACGACCGTTCCCTCGATTCCGACGAGGGTGTCGTTGGTCGCCGCGACGACGCGGACGGGCAGTCCGTTGAGTTCGTGTCGCGTCAGCGTCTCGGGTGTGAGTGGCATTGTCGTGTGGTTATTCTTCGTCGCTGAGGTCGCCTTCCTCGCGCTGAATCGTCTTGATTCGCGCGATGGTGCGACGCAGTTCGCTGAAGCGACCGGGGTCCTCGGGGGCACCACCGGCGGCCTTGACGGCCTTCGCGTTCAGCAGTTCGTTTTCGAGGTCTTCGAGTTCGGCCTCCCGCTCGGCGGGGGTCATGTCTCGAATCTCTTCGGTGTGCAGGATCGCCATTATTCCTCACTCTCCTCGGACTCGTCGTCCATTTCGTCGAGGAGTTCTTCGGCTTCCTGTTCGACCTCTTCTTCGAGTTCGTCCAGTTCTTCTTCGACCGACGTGTCCGAGTCCTCCTCGGCCGTCTCGGTCTCGTCCTCGATGACTTCCTCGACGACGTCCTCGTCTACCTCTTCGGCACCGGGTTCGGCCGATTCCGCTTCGGCATCTTCCTCGGTACGAAGCTCTTCGAGTTCCTCGTCAGTTGGCTCGTCGAGGAGCTCTTCGAGACCTTCCTCGTTGGCCTCGACGGCCTCCGGGACGAGTTCTTCGGGGCTCGCGCCCTCCTCGATTTCGAAGTCGTCGGGGAGGTTGGCTCCCGGCGGGATGATTTTGACGTCTACGCCGATGGTACCGAGCTTCATCACTGCGACGCCCTGACCGTGGTCAACGATGTCCTCGGCGGGTTCGCCGTTGTGCTTGATGTAGCCGCGGTTGAACTTCTCTACGCGCGAGCGAGCGCCCGTGACCTTGCCGGACAGGACGATCTCCGCGCCCAGCGCGCCCGAATCCATGATTCGGTCGATGGTCGTGTGACCCGCCTTGCGGAAGTACCAGCCACGCTCCAGTGCGTTGGCCAGTCGGTCCGCGACGATGCGGGCGTTCAGGTCCGGCTCGTCCACCTCTTGGACGTCGATTTGCGGGTCTTCGAGGTCGAACCGCTCTTCGAGCTGGGTGGTAATCTTCCGGATGTTCTTCCCGCCCTTGCCGATGACCATGCCGGGTTTCTCGGCCTTGAGCACGATTTGGGTGCCCATCGGCGTCTTGGCGACGTCCATGCCGCCGTAGCCTGCGCGGCCGAGTTCGTCGGCGAAGTACTCGTCTATCTGCGACCGTTGCAGGCCGTCTTCGATGAACTCGTGTTCGTCTGCCATTATTCGTCAACCTCCTTCAGGATGAGTTCGACGTCTACCTCGGGGGTATTCCACGCAGACGCACGACCCATCGCGCGGGGCTTGCGCCCCTGCACTTCGCCGATTTTGTGGGCGGCGACGTGCATGATTTCCATCGATTCGCCGTCGAAGCCCTGCTCGTCTGCGTTGTTGACGACGTTCTCGATGAGGTCGAGGAACGCCTCGCTGGCTTTCTCGGGGTATCGCCCGGCGTCCCAACCGTCGATGTCGCTCCGATGACCGACACCGCTGTTGTGCTGTTTGAACGGGACCGAGCGTTCGCCGTCGATGACCTGTTGCAGGTACGACTGGGCGTCCGCCGCGGTCTTGCCCTTGATTTCGCGGGCGATGGCTTTGCTGTGCTTGTGGCTCATGTGCCGCTCCCGGAGCATACCCTTGGCCGTGGTGTCCGGGTCGGCATCGACGCTGTAGCTGATTCCCATGGTTTACTTGAGTGGCACGAACTTCGAGGACCGGGTCGCACCGATACCGGCCTGCCCGTGTTCAACCGACTTGCGGGTCAGCTGGAACTCGCCGAGGTAGTGGCCGAGCATCTCCGGTTCGACTCGCACGCGCTCGAAGCTCTCGCCGTTGTAGACGGCGAACGTCTTGTCTACGAACTCCGGCAGAATCGGCATGTTGCGCAGGTGCGTTCGAATCGGGTCGTTGGCCGACCCTTCCTCGGTCGCCTCTCGGGCGTCCTCAAGCAGCTTCTCCTGTTCTGTGGAGAGGCCGCGTTCGATGGTTCGCCGCTGTCGTGCGGGAAGCAGTTCCGCGACTTCGTCCAGGCTCATGTCCTGCAGTTCGTCGAGGTCGTAGCCACGGAAGGTGAACTCACCTTCGCGGCCGGTTCGGTATTCGTTTCCGCTCATGGGTTAGTTACCTCCCCGTCCCGTTCGGCGGGACGAGATGTCACCGACCTTCCGGCCCGGCGGGGCGTCCCGCGAGACGGACTTCGGACGGCCGGGGTGCTGGCGGCCACCGCCACCGAACGGGTGGTCCACCGCGTTCATCGCGACGCCACGAACGTTCGGCCACTTCGTGCCGCGCGCTTTCATCTTGTGGTGCTTGTTCCCTGCCTTGACCATCGGCTTCTCCGTTCGACCGCCACCGGCGACGACGCCGATAGTGGCACGGCAGTCCGGCGAGAGTCGCTTGACTTCGCCGCTGGGGAGTTCGACGACCGCAGCATCGCGGTCGTGCGTGATGAGGTTCGCACTGACGCCCGACGCACGGGCGAACTTGCCGCCGTCGCCAGACTGGCGCTCGACGTTGCAGACCGGAACCCCTTCCGGGATTTCGGCCAGCGGCAAGGTGTTACCCTCTTTTATCTCGGCACTGACGCCGAGCTGAATCTCTTCGCCGACCCCGACACCCTCGGCGACGAGGATGAGTCGCTGGTCGCCGTCCTCGAACTCGACGGCGGCGACCGGCGCGCTACGCGCGGGGTCGTGCTCGATATCGACGACCGTCCCGCTGACAGTATCGACGTCTTCGGGTTTCTTGTGCGTGAGGTCCGCCTTGTATCGGTGCGACGGAGCGCGGAACGTCGAGCTACCGCGACCACGTCGCTGTCCTTGAATTCGTCGTCCCATGTGTCAGAACACCCCGATTCTGGACGCGACTTCCTGTGCGTCGTCGTCCTCGGAGAGCGTCACCGTGGCCTTCTTCGTGCCCTTCATCGTGACCTGCGTGTTGATCTTCTCGATGGTGACGTCGTACTGGTTCTCGATTGCGTCTTGAATCTCGGGCTTGTTGGCGTCCAAGTGGACGATGAACTGGAGCTTGTTCTGGAAGTCCATCTCGTTCATCGCTTTCTCGGTCACCCACGGGTACTCGATGATTCCGCTCATCGGTCGCTCACCTCTTCGAGAGCACTCTCGGTCCAGACGGTGAGTCGGCCGGGGTGGGCACCGGGCGCGAGGTCCTCCGCGTTGACCTCTGCGGCGGTCGCCACGTCGGCACCCGCGAGGTTGCGGGCGGCCTTCGAGGGTTCCTCGCTCGTGACGAACAGCACGGACTTCGGCGTCCGGTACTTGCGGCCACGGAGTTTACCCTGCCCGGCGCGGATGGACTTGTTGTCCTCCGCGCGCTGGATGTCGTCAGACACGCCGACTGCTTCGAGGAAGGAGACGACCTCCTTCGTCTTGACGAGGTCCTCGAAGTCGTCGCTCACGACGAGCGGGAGTTCGAGGTCGTCGTCGAAGCGGTGACCGCGGTCTGCGACGAGTTCGGCGTCCGTCGTCGCTGCGATGGCGCTTCGGATCGCCTTCTTTCGCTCTTTCGTGTTGATGTCGAGCGTTCGGTCCTTCTCTTCTTTCGGCGGGTGGGCCTTGCGGCCCCCGACGGCCTGGGGCACTCGTGCCGCCTGACCGTTCGTTCGGGGGACGTGGGCCATGCCCCGGCCGCTGCCGGGCGACTCTGCCGACGTTCGCATGCCAGCGTAGTCGTCAGCGCCGTAGTCCTGCTTACGGTTTGCCTGCGCGGCGAGGACTGCTCGCTTGATGAGGTCCGGCCGGACGGTTTCTGCGAACACGTCCGGCAGGTCCACGGAGCCGTCTTCCTCGCCGTCGAGGTTTCGGATTGTTGCTTGCATGTGTTATCCCTGATTGGATTGGCTACTGACGTAGCGTACCTCGGGGTCGAGGCGTGGTTGGTCGTTCGGTCGAATGGCCGGTCGGAAACGCAGGAGTCGCTTGTCGGGACCGGGGAGCGAACCTTTGACCAGCGAGTACTGGCCGGAGACTTCGCCGTAGTTGACGAAGCCGCCATCGACGTTGATGTCGTCGCCCTCACCGAGGTCGATGAGGCGCTTGTTGAGTTCGGTTCGCTGGTGGTAGCCGGTCTGACCCTGCTGGGGAACGGTCGAGCGCACGCGGGATGGGTTCCACGGGCCAAGGTTGCCGATACGTCGCCGCCAACCCTGACGGGCGTGTTTGCCCTTCCGCTTCTGGACGCCCCATCGCTTGACGGGGCCTTGCGTGCCTTTCCCTTTGGTGACGCCGCTCACGTCCATGTACTCGCCCGCGCGGAACACGTCGTTCATCTCGTGTTCGCCGCCGTCTTCGAGCAGTTCGAGCGCGAAGTCGGCGCGGTCGCCGAGCGACCCACCGCCGACGCGAGTCTCCATCACGTCGGGCTTCTTCTTCGGGACGCTGGCGATGTCGCTCGGGACGGTGTGGGTGACGACGCGGAGGTCCGCGACGTCACCGTTTTCGAGCGCGTCTCGCAGTTCATTCTCCGCCGCGTCGGCATCGTGGTCTTCGGGCACGTCGAGCGTGCGCGAGAGTTCCTCGTGGAACTCCGAACCCCACACTTCCGTCAGCGGCTTCTTCCCGTACGGCGTATCTTCGTAGGCTCGCAGAGCGACAGCTCTCATCGGCGGCGTCTCCACGATGGTGACGGGTACGGACTCCTCCATCCCCTCGCGTGGGGAGTTGGATTCGTCGTTGACCATCACGACGTGGGTCATGCCGGCCTTGTAACCCGCGAAGCCCTGAAGGGACGGATTGCCGTCTCCTTCGGGCCACGAGTTGAAACGCGGGACCTCGCTGGCCGCACGCGTTCGAGGGCCAAACCCTAACGAACCTTTGCGTGGTCTGCTTGCTTGAGGCATCGTATCACTTCTCTTTGAGGTTCAGGCAGGCGAGCGTTGCGAACATCGCTTCTTCAGTTCGCACCACTTGACTGCCTTGATTCGGGATCGCGTTCAGCCAGAGGTCAAACCGGCCGGGTGCGCCGGATTCGACGTTGGATTTCGCGTCCGCCTCGTCCCCCGACTTCTCGCTCGGCCAATCGGCGGCGAGTGAGTCAGTCGGGAGGTCGAGTATCTCCGGCAGCCCGCGTCCGGGAGAGCCGAACACGACGGTCATTCCGTCCTGTCGGGTGCGGCCGACCAGTTCAGTCAGCCGCCCGGTCGTCAACTCGACCCCGTGGCGGGACGTCGCTATGCGAACGCCCGCGTCGTCGCGGTCGAGGGCTGTCGGAAGGTCCGTGCGCGTCACTGTGAACCCCGACTGGGGTTCGTCCACCAGTTTCGCACGGACCGGACTTCGCGAAGAGATCCTGACGGTTACGCGCTTCCCCTCGGCGACCTCCATTTTCGGAGGCACGACGAGCGAAATCGGGTGTTGCAGTCCGCAATTGACCCGAACGCGCCCTTCAGGTCCGACCTCGGTCACGATTCCCTGTCTTAACGACCCCGAACCCTCGGATTCGGAGCCGGTCTGTGAGGGAGCGCGGAGCGGCGGGAGGACGCCCGCGTACTCTAATTCGTCGCGCTTCCCGAATACCTCCTTTCGAAGGTAGGGCGGTGTCGCGGCGTATTCCAACACGGTGCTTACGAATCCGCCTCCCCAGTTCCGTTCGCCGTCGGGGTCTGGAAAGACCCCGAGGCGGTCTGCCCGGAAGACCGTCGCCGCGCGGGCGACGTAGCCGATTTTGCGAGTTGCCTCACGTTTGTCCTCGGCTTCCCGGACGAGGGAAGACGGCACGAGTACGCTGACAGTCATCCCGTGACGCTTCGACGCCCCGTCACTAGACTGTAGCGAATCTTTTCTGCTTGGTCCTTAAAAGGATGTTCTTTCTCGTTCGGTCGTGGGGCGGGTTCTCACGCCCCGAGCGTCGAGAAATCGCGGGTTGAATCGTGTTATGGCTTCCCGAATCTAGGTGGATTCGAAAGTGTTTTTAGTACACCGGCAGTACGTAGGAATGCGTTCGGAAGGACGCAATCGCAAGCCCGCGTCGGTAGTGTAGTGGTATCACGTGACCTTGCCATGGTCACAACCTGGGTTCAAATCCCAGCCGACGCACTTCTCTCGAACTCACCTTCTCGAAGAGCTTCGTCTCTCAGTTACCGGAAAGCAAGCCGACAGCATGTACACGTGCGCGCGCCGCTCGCGTACGCGAAGATGAAAATTAACAGCA
The sequence above is a segment of the Halorussus halophilus genome. Coding sequences within it:
- a CDS encoding 50S ribosomal protein L3, which encodes MPQASRPRKGSLGFGPRTRAASEVPRFNSWPEGDGNPSLQGFAGYKAGMTHVVMVNDESNSPREGMEESVPVTIVETPPMRAVALRAYEDTPYGKKPLTEVWGSEFHEELSRTLDVPEDHDADAAENELRDALENGDVADLRVVTHTVPSDIASVPKKKPDVMETRVGGGSLGDRADFALELLEDGGEHEMNDVFRAGEYMDVSGVTKGKGTQGPVKRWGVQKRKGKHARQGWRRRIGNLGPWNPSRVRSTVPQQGQTGYHQRTELNKRLIDLGEGDDINVDGGFVNYGEVSGQYSLVKGSLPGPDKRLLRFRPAIRPNDQPRLDPEVRYVSSQSNQG
- a CDS encoding putative RNA uridine N3 methyltransferase gives rise to the protein MTVSVLVPSSLVREAEDKREATRKIGYVARAATVFRADRLGVFPDPDGERNWGGGFVSTVLEYAATPPYLRKEVFGKRDELEYAGVLPPLRAPSQTGSESEGSGSLRQGIVTEVGPEGRVRVNCGLQHPISLVVPPKMEVAEGKRVTVRISSRSPVRAKLVDEPQSGFTVTRTDLPTALDRDDAGVRIATSRHGVELTTGRLTELVGRTRQDGMTVVFGSPGRGLPEILDLPTDSLAADWPSEKSGDEADAKSNVESGAPGRFDLWLNAIPNQGSQVVRTEEAMFATLACLNLKEK